TGCAAACTGTTTTCCATGTTGCATGAGACTTACTCTTTTTGTCCATCCTCTTTGATCTTCTGTTCTACTGCCTGCAGGGCTGCAGCCAGTGAGGCACTGGTCTCCTCTATCTTCTGGTGCACTGCATCTGCTGTCACAACCCCGGCGACCAATGCTGATCCAGTTGAACTGTCCATGGACACCCCACTAATTGAGGAGCGAGGAGGTTTTACAGGTGGGGGTGTAGGGGTGGGGGTTGGGGGAGTTTGGGGCGTTTGTGGAGTTTGAGGTGTCTGTGGAGTGTGAGGGGACTGGGGTGTGTGAGGCGTCTGCACAATCAAGGCTGGTGGGGTTGTAGCCTTGACAGGGTGGTTGGTCTGGGCAGAGGCTGTACTAGCCATTCTGGTGACAGTCTGTTTGGCTGGAGAAGGTGTGGGAGTGGGATTAGGTGTTGCATTTAAAGACTGAAGAACATTTTTTGATGGTTTTGGAGCTGTGGGAGGGGGTGTAGGTTTTGGTGAAATCGGAGGAGGTACTTTTTTTCCTTCAACTGTAAAGAGAAGAGaatagagatagagagagagagagatgggaaGAGACACTGACTGAGCTGACTTTGATTCAACAGAGTAAACACTACAGGGGTCTACGGGATACTCACATAATTGTGTAAAGACAGGGCAAGTGAAAGGGCCGCACTGTGTAGTACCTGGGCTGCCAGGTGCCCCAGCTGGTCCAGGAAAGGGGGCTTTCTTGGTGATGGCAGCTGTTGGTCCCTGCTTCTTCATGTGCTGGGCCAGAACAGGTTTGGGAGACACTGGAGGTTTGACAGACTTGCGAGGGGTACTTTCTGTGACATGGCCTTCCAGGTCGGCACTGTCTCGACGGGGCGAGTTCTCAGGATGTTCTTGGGGCCTTGGCTGCTCTGAAACAGTCACATCTGACGCAGGACGCCTTTTAATTGTGCCTGTCCCATTCTCATATGGTACAGGCATCTGTCCATCTTGAAGTTCCTCTGCATCTTTGTCTTTGCTCTTGGGACGGCGCTTAACTGTGTTTGACTCTGTGAGATGGAACTTGGTGCCATTTGGTTGGTGCCTGGTGGTCTGGACACTCCTTTTCAATGAGGCTGTGGAATCGGCACGAGAAAGATCTTCATGGGGTAAAGAATATGAAATTTCTAGGCCTTCTTCAGCCTCGTCCTTTCCTTGTCTAGGTCTTTGTTTGATAGTGAGATTTCCATCTTCAGCAAATGGAAGATTCTCAGCGGAACTCCCACTAGAACTAGGCTGGGCTTCAGTGCATTGTCTGTCCTGAATTAACTCTGGTCCTCGCTTAGCAGCTGCTACTAAATCAGTCACAGGTCCACTAATGGTCCTGCGGCGGTTCACTACTTCCCCATCTAGTCCAATGGCATCACGTTGCTTTGCTCCTGAACCCACCTGTAGAGAAAAAGCCATGATTTACAGCACCATATAAtggacatttttataaaaaaaagcacTATGACAACAAACTTACCTGCAGATAGTGACCAGCAGATTTCTGCAAAGCGAGACCCTTTGCACCTCCACCAATAGAGGACATTTCTAACATGGCTGCAATGCTTCTCACACTACCTGCACTGCCTGTGTCTACAGTGCCACCCAGGTCACTGGCACGCCTTTGTGGTTGATAGGGAATATCCAGAAGAGGTCCACTGTTAGTCTCCTTGGGCACTTCTGTCAGATTACTACTGGAGCTTGAGATGGCTGAACTAGATCGTttaggaggaggtggaggaggaccCTTCTTTTTTTGTCTGAGTGCAAAAGACTGGCTTCGGTTGACATTCTTGTCTGCCTGTCCCTTCATTGAGTTGCTGCGACCCACCCTAGGCTGTACTGTAGCATATTTTCCTCCTGAATCAGGCACATTCAGCTCATCCCGCTCCTGCTCACCATCAGACACAGCATAGCGATTTAGGCTATGGGCACGTTTTTTAGGCAGACCATACTCATCACAAGCTTCATCGCCATCTGGTGGCAGGCACAAGAGTGGCACTGAAACAGCAGGTCCTTGGGGAGGAGCTTCTATTGATTCAACAGGCTGGGCAGCAGGGTGTGGATGGGACCTTTGAGTTGGGGATTGCGGGTGACCACGAGGTGTTATAGGTTTTTCTGTTTGCTGGACAATCTGCGGACTAGGTTTCGGTTTTCCTGGGGGGTTGCTTGTTGTCTGTGAGGCGGGAGGCTTTGTTTTGGTGGGCGTTTGAGGTGGAGTATAGGGAGGACCTGTACCTTGGGGATAAGACTGACGTGGTTTTGGCTGCGATGATGAAACATTTCTCTGTCCTCCCTGGCTGCTCTGTCGCATGGTACGTGCCTCCTTTTTGGGTGGTCCACTATGCTCTTCTGTGTCTCGGCTCTTATTAATGCTGTTCTCATGCAGACTGCGTGCTCTGTGCTGTGGGCCACTGTTGGTTCTGACCTCTGTGCCATCCTGCACATCAGCAGGGCGCGTAAGAGCTGCCTGTAACTCCCCGCTCAGTTCACTGTCCTGGAAAGTGCTCATTTTAGGGGACATACACTCTCCACTGTCATGGGGTGGGCTCTCAATAGCCATTACTTCCTGAGCAGCTGGAGGCTTTTTGCGCAATGTATTACGACCATCAGATGCCTTCTTGATCTCTGCCAGCTTCTTCACTGCAAGCATTAGCTTCTTCTGGTGTCCTAGGAAAATTTGGTCAGAG
This portion of the Danio rerio strain Tuebingen ecotype United States chromosome 3, GRCz12tu, whole genome shotgun sequence genome encodes:
- the caskin1 gene encoding caskin-1 isoform X17, which gives rise to MGKDQELLQAVKTEDLMTVQKLLQRPKPGKAKLLGSAKRVNVNFQDTDGFSPLHHAALNGNVEVISLLLDSQALVDIRDQKGMRPLHYAAWQGKSEPMKLLLKSGSSVNGQSDEGQIPLHLAAQHGHYDVSEMLLQHQSNPCIVDNAGKTPLDLACEFGRVGVVQLLLNSNMCAALLEPKPGDSTDPNGTSPLHLAAKNGHIDIIRLLIQAGIDINRQTKAGTALHEAALCGKTDVVRLLLDSGINAAVRNTYSQTALDIVYQFTATQASREIKQMLRGKMRDASAALQVRALKDYCNNYDLTSLNIKAGDVITVLEQHSDGRWKGCIHDNRTGNDRVGYFPSSMVEVISKRPGAAGSWSTVTCTQQYQKIQLCAPVCGPVSPAVAMVNGDSYHEIHILPPPPPPPPHSHLPLFTSFGYNRSPNTPEEPHSGQGGDRSSVGSSGSVASARSSGSGQSAGSTSILHAQAEGVKLLATVLSQSAKAKEHLLEQTKSLDHPSHASSNKGPSSRSQSLSSCPLHEQPYGEAVSQRKGEAPPEGKSSEAVIEWLSEFQLQVYAPNFINAGYDIPTISRMTPEDLTAIGVTKPGHRKKITSEINKISVNEWLPDQKPASLGEWLAMIGLSQYHQVLVQNGYENIDFITDITWEDLQEIGITKLGHQKKLMLAVKKLAEIKKASDGRNTLRKKPPAAQEVMAIESPPHDSGECMSPKMSTFQDSELSGELQAALTRPADVQDGTEVRTNSGPQHRARSLHENSINKSRDTEEHSGPPKKEARTMRQSSQGGQRNVSSSQPKPRQSYPQGTGPPYTPPQTPTKTKPPASQTTSNPPGKPKPSPQIVQQTEKPITPRGHPQSPTQRSHPHPAAQPVESIEAPPQGPAVSVPLLCLPPDGDEACDEYGLPKKRAHSLNRYAVSDGEQERDELNVPDSGGKYATVQPRVGRSNSMKGQADKNVNRSQSFALRQKKKGPPPPPPKRSSSAISSSSSNLTEVPKETNSGPLLDIPYQPQRRASDLGGTVDTGSAGSVRSIAAMLEMSSIGGGAKGLALQKSAGHYLQVGSGAKQRDAIGLDGEVVNRRRTISGPVTDLVAAAKRGPELIQDRQCTEAQPSSSGSSAENLPFAEDGNLTIKQRPRQGKDEAEEGLEISYSLPHEDLSRADSTASLKRSVQTTRHQPNGTKFHLTESNTVKRRPKSKDKDAEELQDGQMPVPYENGTGTIKRRPASDVTVSEQPRPQEHPENSPRRDSADLEGHVTESTPRKSVKPPVSPKPVLAQHMKKQGPTAAITKKAPFPGPAGAPGSPGTTQCGPFTCPVFTQLFEGKKVPPPISPKPTPPPTAPKPSKNVLQSLNATPNPTPTPSPAKQTVTRMASTASAQTNHPVKATTPPALIVQTPHTPQSPHTPQTPQTPQTPQTPPTPTPTPPPVKPPRSSISGVSMDSSTGSALVAGVVTADAVHQKIEETSASLAAALQAVEQKIKEDGQKDSIAENKSTVSILDDIGSMFDDLADQLDAMLE
- the caskin1 gene encoding caskin-1 isoform X6, with amino-acid sequence MGKDQELLQAVKTEDLMTVQKLLQRPKPGKAKLLGSAKRVNVNFQDTDGFSPLHHAALNGNVEVISLLLDSQALVDIRDQKGMRPLHYAAWQGKSEPMKLLLKSGSSVNGQSDEGQIPLHLAAQHGHYDVSEMLLQHQSNPCIVDNAGKTPLDLACEFGRVGVVQLLLNSNMCAALLEPKPGDSTDPNGTSPLHLAAKNGHIDIIRLLIQAGIDINRQTKAGTALHEAALCGKTDVVRLLLDSGINAAVRNTYSQTALDIVYQFTATQASREIKQMLRGKMRDASAALQVRALKDYCNNYDLTSLNIKAGDVITVLEQHSDGRWKGCIHDNRTGNDRVGYFPSSMVEVISKRPGAAGSWSTVTCTQQYQKIQLCAPVCGPVSPAVAMVNGDSYHEIHILPPPPPPPPHSHLPLFTSFGYNRSPNTPEEPHSGQGSRGSESSPHGSPTPAGGPQGGSSEEIWVLRKPVAGGDRSSVGSSGSVASARSSGSGQSAGSTSILHAQAEGVKLLATVLSQSAKAKEHLLEQTKSLDHPSHASSNKGPSSRSQSLSSCPLHEQPYGEAVSQRKGEAPPEGKSSEAVIEWLSEFQLQVYAPNFINAGYDIPTISRMTPEDLTAIGVTKPGHRKKITSEINKISVNEWLPDQKPASLGEWLAMIGLSQYHQVLVQNGYENIDFITDITWEDLQEIGITKLGHQKKLMLAVKKLAEIKKASDGRNTLRKKPPAAQEVMAIESPPHDSGECMSPKMSTFQDSELSGELQAALTRPADVQDGTEVRTNSGPQHRARSLHENSINKSRDTEEHSGPPKKEARTMRQSSQGGQRNVSSSQPKPRQSYPQGTGPPYTPPQTPTKTKPPASQTTSNPPGKPKPSPQIVQQTEKPITPRGHPQSPTQRSHPHPAAQPVESIEAPPQGPAVSVPLLCLPPDGDEACDEYGLPKKRAHSLNRYAVSDGEQERDELNVPDSGGKYATVQPRVGRSNSMKGQADKNVNRSQSFALRQKKKGPPPPPPKRSSSAISSSSSNLTEVPKETNSGPLLDIPYQPQRRASDLGGTVDTGSAGSVRSIAAMLEMSSIGGGAKGLALQKSAGHYLQVGSGAKQRDAIGLDGEVVNRRRTISGPVTDLVAAAKRGPELIQDRQCTEAQPSSSGSSAENLPFAEDGNLTIKQRPRQGKDEAEEGLEISYSLPHEDLSRADSTASLKRSVQTTRHQPNGTKFHLTESNTVKRRPKSKDKDAEELQDGQMPVPYENGTGTIKRRPASDVTVSEQPRPQEHPENSPRRDSADLEGHVTESTPRKSVKPPVSPKPVLAQHMKKQGPTAAITKKAPFPGPAGAPGSPGTTQCGPFTCPVFTQLFEGKKVPPPISPKPTPPPTAPKPSKNVLQSLNATPNPTPTPSPAKQTVTRMASTASAQTNHPVKATTPPALIVQTPHTPQSPHTPQTPQTPQTPQTPPTPTPTPPPVKPPRSSISGVSMDSSTGSALVAGVVTADAVHQKIEETSASLAAALQAVEQKIKEDGQKDSIAENKSTVSILDDIGSMFDDLADQLDAMLE
- the caskin1 gene encoding caskin-1 isoform X20, producing the protein MGKDQELLQAVKTEDLMTVQKLLQRPKPGKAKLLGSAKRVNVNFQDTDGFSPLHHAALNGNVEVISLLLDSQALVDIRDQKGMRPLHYAAWQGKSEPMKLLLKSGSSVNGQSDEGQIPLHLAAQHGHYDVSEMLLQHQSNPCIVDNAGKTPLDLACEFGRVGVVQLLLNSNMCAALLEPKPGDSTDPNGTSPLHLAAKNGHIDIIRLLIQAGIDINRQTKAGTALHEAALCGKTDVVRLLLDSGINAAVRNTYSQTALDIVYQFTATQASREIKQMLRGKMRDASAALQVRALKDYCNNYDLTSLNIKAGDVITVLEQHSDGRWKGCIHDNRTGNDRVGYFPSSMVEVISKRPGAAGKRGQQAGSWSTVTCTQQYQKIQLCAPVCGPVSPAVAMVNGDSYHEIHILPPPPPPPPHSHLPLFTSFGYNRSPNTPEEPHSGQEAKNDQDLASGDRSSVGSSGSVASARSSGSGQSAGSTSILHAQAEGVKLLATVLSQSAKAKEHLLEQTKSLDHPSHASSNKGPSSRSQSLSSCPLHEQPYGEAVSQRKGEAPPEGKDLTAIGVTKPGHRKKITSEINKISVNEWLPDQKPASLGEWLAMIGLSQYHQVLVQNGYENIDFITDITWEDLQEIGITKLGHQKKLMLAVKKLAEIKKASDGRNTLRKKPPAAQEVMAIESPPHDSGECMSPKMSTFQDSELSGELQAALTRPADVQDGTEVRTNSGPQHRARSLHENSINKSRDTEEHSGPPKKEARTMRQSSQGGQRNVSSSQPKPRQSYPQGTGPPYTPPQTPTKTKPPASQTTSNPPGKPKPSPQIVQQTEKPITPRGHPQSPTQRSHPHPAAQPVESIEAPPQGPAVSVPLLCLPPDGDEACDEYGLPKKRAHSLNRYAVSDGEQERDELNVPDSGGKYATVQPRVGRSNSMKGQADKNVNRSQSFALRQKKKGPPPPPPKRSSSAISSSSSNLTEVPKETNSGPLLDIPYQPQRRASDLGGTVDTGSAGSVRSIAAMLEMSSIGGGAKGLALQKSAGHYLQVGSGAKQRDAIGLDGEVVNRRRTISGPVTDLVAAAKRGPELIQDRQCTEAQPSSSGSSAENLPFAEDGNLTIKQRPRQGKDEAEEGLEISYSLPHEDLSRADSTASLKRSVQTTRHQPNGTKFHLTESNTVKRRPKSKDKDAEELQDGQMPVPYENGTGTIKRRPASDVTVSEQPRPQEHPENSPRRDSADLEGHVTESTPRKSVKPPVSPKPVLAQHMKKQGPTAAITKKAPFPGPAGAPGSPGTTQCGPFTCPVFTQLFEGKKVPPPISPKPTPPPTAPKPSKNVLQSLNATPNPTPTPSPAKQTVTRMASTASAQTNHPVKATTPPALIVQTPHTPQSPHTPQTPQTPQTPQTPPTPTPTPPPVKPPRSSISGVSMDSSTGSALVAGVVTADAVHQKIEETSASLAAALQAVEQKIKEDGQKDSIAENKSTVSILDDIGSMFDDLADQLDAMLE
- the caskin1 gene encoding caskin-1 isoform X15 translates to MGKDQELLQAVKTEDLMTVQKLLQRPKPGKAKLLGSAKRVNVNFQDTDGFSPLHHAALNGNVEVISLLLDSQALVDIRDQKGMRPLHYAAWQGKSEPMKLLLKSGSSVNGQSDEGQIPLHLAAQHGHYDVSEMLLQHQSNPCIVDNAGKTPLDLACEFGRVGVVQLLLNSNMCAALLEPKPGDSTDPNGTSPLHLAAKNGHIDIIRLLIQAGIDINRQTKAGTALHEAALCGKTDVVRLLLDSGINAAVRNTYSQTALDIVYQFTATQASREIKQMLRDASAALQVRALKDYCNNYDLTSLNIKAGDVITVLEQHSDGRWKGCIHDNRTGNDRVGYFPSSMVEVISKRPGAAGSWSTVTCTQQYQKIQLCAPVCGPVSPAVAMVNGDSYHEIHILPPPPPPPPHSHLPLFTSFGYNRSPNTPEEPHSGQEAKNDQDLASGDRSSVGSSGSVASARSSGSGQSAGSTSILHAQAEGVKLLATVLSQSAKAKEHLLEQTKSLDHPSHASSNKGPSSRSQSLSSCPLHEQPYGEAVSQRKGEAPPEGKSSEAVIEWLSEFQLQVYAPNFINAGYDIPTISRMTPEDLTAIGVTKPGHRKKITSEINKISVNEWLPDQKPASLGEWLAMIGLSQYHQVLVQNGYENIDFITDITWEDLQEIGITKLGHQKKLMLAVKKLAEIKKASDGRNTLRKKPPAAQEVMAIESPPHDSGECMSPKMSTFQDSELSGELQAALTRPADVQDGTEVRTNSGPQHRARSLHENSINKSRDTEEHSGPPKKEARTMRQSSQGGQRNVSSSQPKPRQSYPQGTGPPYTPPQTPTKTKPPASQTTSNPPGKPKPSPQIVQQTEKPITPRGHPQSPTQRSHPHPAAQPVESIEAPPQGPAVSVPLLCLPPDGDEACDEYGLPKKRAHSLNRYAVSDGEQERDELNVPDSGGKYATVQPRVGRSNSMKGQADKNVNRSQSFALRQKKKGPPPPPPKRSSSAISSSSSNLTEVPKETNSGPLLDIPYQPQRRASDLGGTVDTGSAGSVRSIAAMLEMSSIGGGAKGLALQKSAGHYLQVGSGAKQRDAIGLDGEVVNRRRTISGPVTDLVAAAKRGPELIQDRQCTEAQPSSSGSSAENLPFAEDGNLTIKQRPRQGKDEAEEGLEISYSLPHEDLSRADSTASLKRSVQTTRHQPNGTKFHLTESNTVKRRPKSKDKDAEELQDGQMPVPYENGTGTIKRRPASDVTVSEQPRPQEHPENSPRRDSADLEGHVTESTPRKSVKPPVSPKPVLAQHMKKQGPTAAITKKAPFPGPAGAPGSPGTTQCGPFTCPVFTQLFEGKKVPPPISPKPTPPPTAPKPSKNVLQSLNATPNPTPTPSPAKQTVTRMASTASAQTNHPVKATTPPALIVQTPHTPQSPHTPQTPQTPQTPQTPPTPTPTPPPVKPPRSSISGVSMDSSTGSALVAGVVTADAVHQKIEETSASLAAALQAVEQKIKEDGQKDSIAENKSTVSILDDIGSMFDDLADQLDAMLE
- the caskin1 gene encoding caskin-1 isoform X4, with amino-acid sequence MGKDQELLQAVKTEDLMTVQKLLQRPKPGKAKLLGSAKRVNVNFQDTDGFSPLHHAALNGNVEVISLLLDSQALVDIRDQKGMRPLHYAAWQGKSEPMKLLLKSGSSVNGQSDEGQIPLHLAAQHGHYDVSEMLLQHQSNPCIVDNAGKTPLDLACEFGRVGVVQLLLNSNMCAALLEPKPGDSTDPNGTSPLHLAAKNGHIDIIRLLIQAGIDINRQTKAGTALHEAALCGKTDVVRLLLDSGINAAVRNTYSQTALDIVYQFTATQASREIKQMLRGKMRDASAALQVRALKDYCNNYDLTSLNIKAGDVITVLEQHSDGRWKGCIHDNRTGNDRVGYFPSSMVEVISKRPGAAGKRGQQAGSWSTVTCTQQYQKIQLCAPVCGPVSPAVAMVNGDSYHEIHILPPPPPPPPHSHLPLFTSFGYNRSPNTPEEPHSGQGSRGSESSPHGSPTPAGGPQGGSSEEIWVLRKPVAGGDRSSVGSSGSVASARSSGSGQSAGSTSILHAQAEGVKLLATVLSQSAKAKEHLLEQTKSLDHPSHASSNKGPSSRSQSLSSCPLHEQPYGEAVSQRKGEAPPEGKSSEAVIEWLSEFQLQVYAPNFINAGYDIPTISRMTPEDLTAIGVTKPGHRKKITSEINKISVNEWLPDQKPASLGEWLAMIGLSQYHQVLVQNGYENIDFITDITWEDLQEIGITKLGHQKKLMLAVKKLAEIKKASDGRNTLRKKPPAAQEVMAIESPPHDSGECMSPKMSTFQDSELSGELQAALTRPADVQDGTEVRTNSGPQHRARSLHENSINKSRDTEEHSGPPKKEARTMRQSSQGGQRNVSSSQPKPRQSYPQGTGPPYTPPQTPTKTKPPASQTTSNPPGKPKPSPQIVQQTEKPITPRGHPQSPTQRSHPHPAAQPVESIEAPPQGPAVSVPLLCLPPDGDEACDEYGLPKKRAHSLNRYAVSDGEQERDELNVPDSGGKYATVQPRVGRSNSMKGQADKNVNRSQSFALRQKKKGPPPPPPKRSSSAISSSSSNLTEVPKETNSGPLLDIPYQPQRRASDLGGTVDTGSAGSVRSIAAMLEMSSIGGGAKGLALQKSAGHYLQVGSGAKQRDAIGLDGEVVNRRRTISGPVTDLVAAAKRGPELIQDRQCTEAQPSSSGSSAENLPFAEDGNLTIKQRPRQGKDEAEEGLEISYSLPHEDLSRADSTASLKRSVQTTRHQPNGTKFHLTESNTVKRRPKSKDKDAEELQDGQMPVPYENGTGTIKRRPASDVTVSEQPRPQEHPENSPRRDSADLEGHVTESTPRKSVKPPVSPKPVLAQHMKKQGPTAAITKKAPFPGPAGAPGSPGTTQCGPFTCPVFTQLFEGKKVPPPISPKPTPPPTAPKPSKNVLQSLNATPNPTPTPSPAKQTVTRMASTASAQTNHPVKATTPPALIVQTPHTPQSPHTPQTPQTPQTPQTPPTPTPTPPPVKPPRSSISGVSMDSSTGSALVAGVVTADAVHQKIEETSASLAAALQAVEQKIKEDGQKDSIAENKSTVSILDDIGSMFDDLADQLDAMLE
- the caskin1 gene encoding caskin-1 isoform X7, which produces MGKDQELLQAVKTEDLMTVQKLLQRPKPGKAKLLGSAKRVNVNFQDTDGFSPLHHAALNGNVEVISLLLDSQALVDIRDQKGMRPLHYAAWQGKSEPMKLLLKSGSSVNGQSDEGQIPLHLAAQHGHYDVSEMLLQHQSNPCIVDNAGKTPLDLACEFGRVGVVQLLLNSNMCAALLEPKPGDSTDPNGTSPLHLAAKNGHIDIIRLLIQAGIDINRQTKAGTALHEAALCGKTDVVRLLLDSGINAAVRNTYSQTALDIVYQFTATQASREIKQMLRGKMRDASAALQVRALKDYCNNYDLTSLNIKAGDVITVLEQHSDGRWKGCIHDNRTGNDRVGYFPSSMVEVISKRPGAAGKRGQQAGSWSTVTCTQQYQKIQLCAPVCGPVSPAVAMVNGDSYHEIHILPPPPPPPPHSHLPLFTSFGYNRSPNTPEEPHSGQEAKNDQDLASSRGSESSPHGSPTPAGGPQGGSSEEIWVLRKPVAGGDRSSVGSSGSVASARSSGSGQSAGSTSILHAQAEGVKLLATVLSQSAKAKEHLLEQTKSLDHPSHASSNKGPSSRSQSLSSCPLHEQPYGEAVSQRKGEAPPEGKSSEAVIEWLSEFQLQVYAPNFINAGYDIPTISRMTPEDLTAIGVTKPGHRKKITSEINKISVNEWLPDQKPASLGEWLAMIGLSQYHQVLVQNGYENIDFITDITWEDLQEIGITKLGHQKKLMLAVKKLAEIKKASDGRNTLRKKPPAAQEVMAIESPPHDSGECMSPKMSTFQDSELSGELQAALTRPADVQDGTEVRTNSGPQHRARSLHENSINKSRDTEEHSGPPKKEARTMRQSSQGGQRNVSSSQPKPRQSYPQGTGPPYTPPQTPTKTKPPASQTTSNPPGKPKPSPQIVQQTEKPITPRGHPQSPTQRSHPHPAAQPVESIEAPPQGPAVSVPLLCLPPDGDEACDEYGLPKKRAHSLNRYAVSDGEQERDELNVPDSGGKYATVQPRVGRSNSMKGQADKNVNRSQSFALRQKKKGPPPPPPKRSSSAISSSSSNLTEVPKETNSGPLLDIPYQPQRRASDLGGTVDTGSAGSVRSIAAMLEMSSIGGGAKGLALQKSAGHYLQVGSGAKQRDAIGLDGEVVNRRRTISGPVTDLVAAAKRGPELIQDRQCTEAQPSSSGSSAENLPFAEDGNLTIKQRPRQGKDEAEEGLEISYSLPHEDLSRADSTASLKRSVQTTRHQPNGTKFHLTESNTVKRRPKSKDKDAEELQDGQMPVPYENGTGTIKRRPASDVTVSEQPRPQEHPENSPRRDSADLEGHVTESTPRKSVKPPVSPKPVLAQHMKKQGPTAAITKKAPFPGPAGAPGSPVEGKKVPPPISPKPTPPPTAPKPSKNVLQSLNATPNPTPTPSPAKQTVTRMASTASAQTNHPVKATTPPALIVQTPHTPQSPHTPQTPQTPQTPQTPPTPTPTPPPVKPPRSSISGVSMDSSTGSALVAGVVTADAVHQKIEETSASLAAALQAVEQKIKEDGQKDSIAENKSTVSILDDIGSMFDDLADQLDAMLE
- the caskin1 gene encoding caskin-1 isoform X23; its protein translation is MGKDQELLQAVKTEDLMTVQKLLQRPKPGKAKLLGSAKRVNVNFQDTDGFSPLHHAALNGNVEVISLLLDSQALVDIRDQKGMRPLHYAAWQGKSEPMKLLLKSGSSVNGQSDEGQIPLHLAAQHGHYDVSEMLLQHQSNPCIVDNAGKTPLDLACEFGRVGVVQLLLNSNMCAALLEPKPGDSTDPNGTSPLHLAAKNGHIDIIRLLIQAGIDINRQTKAGTALHEAALCGKTDVVRLLLDSGINAAVRNTYSQTALDIVYQFTATQASREIKQMLRDASAALQVRALKDYCNNYDLTSLNIKAGDVITVLEQHSDGRWKGCIHDNRTGNDRVGYFPSSMVEVISKRPGAAGSWSTVTCTQQYQKIQLCAPVCGPVSPAVAMVNGDSYHEIHILPPPPPPPPHSHLPLFTSFGYNRSPNTPEEPHSGQEAKNDQDLASGDRSSVGSSGSVASARSSGSGQSAGSTSILHAQAEGVKLLATVLSQSAKAKEHLLEQTKSLDHPSHASSNKGPSSRSQSLSSCPLHEQPYGEAVSQRKGEAPPEGKDLTAIGVTKPGHRKKITSEINKISVNEWLPDQKPASLGEWLAMIGLSQYHQVLVQNGYENIDFITDITWEDLQEIGITKLGHQKKLMLAVKKLAEIKKASDGRNTLRKKPPAAQEVMAIESPPHDSGECMSPKMSTFQDSELSGELQAALTRPADVQDGTEVRTNSGPQHRARSLHENSINKSRDTEEHSGPPKKEARTMRQSSQGGQRNVSSSQPKPRQSYPQGTGPPYTPPQTPTKTKPPASQTTSNPPGKPKPSPQIVQQTEKPITPRGHPQSPTQRSHPHPAAQPVESIEAPPQGPAVSVPLLCLPPDGDEACDEYGLPKKRAHSLNRYAVSDGEQERDELNVPDSGGKYATVQPRVGRSNSMKGQADKNVNRSQSFALRQKKKGPPPPPPKRSSSAISSSSSNLTEVPKETNSGPLLDIPYQPQRRASDLGGTVDTGSAGSVRSIAAMLEMSSIGGGAKGLALQKSAGHYLQVGSGAKQRDAIGLDGEVVNRRRTISGPVTDLVAAAKRGPELIQDRQCTEAQPSSSGSSAENLPFAEDGNLTIKQRPRQGKDEAEEGLEISYSLPHEDLSRADSTASLKRSVQTTRHQPNGTKFHLTESNTVKRRPKSKDKDAEELQDGQMPVPYENGTGTIKRRPASDVTVSEQPRPQEHPENSPRRDSADLEGHVTESTPRKSVKPPVSPKPVLAQHMKKQGPTAAITKKAPFPGPAGAPGSPGTTQCGPFTCPVFTQLFEGKKVPPPISPKPTPPPTAPKPSKNVLQSLNATPNPTPTPSPAKQTVTRMASTASAQTNHPVKATTPPALIVQTPHTPQSPHTPQTPQTPQTPQTPPTPTPTPPPVKPPRSSISGVSMDSSTGSALVAGVVTADAVHQKIEETSASLAAALQAVEQKIKEDGQKDSIAENKSTVSILDDIGSMFDDLADQLDAMLE
- the caskin1 gene encoding caskin-1 isoform X25; this translates as MGKDQELLQAVKTEDLMTVQKLLQRPKPGKAKLLGSAKRVNVNFQDTDGFSPLHHAALNGNVEVISLLLDSQALVDIRDQKGMRPLHYAAWQGKSEPMKLLLKSGSSVNGQSDEGQIPLHLAAQHGHYDVSEMLLQHQSNPCIVDNAGKTPLDLACEFGRVGVVQLLLNSNMCAALLEPKPGDSTDPNGTSPLHLAAKNGHIDIIRLLIQAGIDINRQTKAGTALHEAALCGKTDVVRLLLDSGINAAVRNTYSQTALDIVYQFTATQASREIKQMLRGKMRDASAALQVRALKDYCNNYDLTSLNIKAGDVITVLEQHSDGRWKGCIHDNRTGNDRVGYFPSSMVEVISKRPGAAGKRGQQAGSRGSESSPHGSPTPAGGPQGGSSEEIWVLRKPVAGGDRSSVGSSGSVASARSSGSGQSAGSTSILHAQAEGVKLLATVLSQSAKAKEHLLEQTKSLDHPSHASSNKGPSSRSQSLSSCPLHEQPYGEAVSQRKGEAPPEGKSSEAVIEWLSEFQLQVYAPNFINAGYDIPTISRMTPEDLTAIGVTKPGHRKKITSEINKISVNEWLPDQKPASLGEWLAMIGLSQYHQVLVQNGYENIDFITDITWEDLQEIGITKLGHQKKLMLAVKKLAEIKKASDGRNTLRKKPPAAQEVMAIESPPHDSGECMSPKMSTFQDSELSGELQAALTRPADVQDGTEVRTNSGPQHRARSLHENSINKSRDTEEHSGPPKKEARTMRQSSQGGQRNVSSSQPKPRQSYPQGTGPPYTPPQTPTKTKPPASQTTSNPPGKPKPSPQIVQQTEKPITPRGHPQSPTQRSHPHPAAQPVESIEAPPQGPAVSVPLLCLPPDGDEACDEYGLPKKRAHSLNRYAVSDGEQERDELNVPDSGGKYATVQPRVGRSNSMKGQADKNVNRSQSFALRQKKKGPPPPPPKRSSSAISSSSSNLTEVPKETNSGPLLDIPYQPQRRASDLGGTVDTGSAGSVRSIAAMLEMSSIGGGAKGLALQKSAGHYLQVGSGAKQRDAIGLDGEVVNRRRTISGPVTDLVAAAKRGPELIQDRQCTEAQPSSSGSSAENLPFAEDGNLTIKQRPRQGKDEAEEGLEISYSLPHEDLSRADSTASLKRSVQTTRHQPNGTKFHLTESNTVKRRPKSKDKDAEELQDGQMPVPYENGTGTIKRRPASDVTVSEQPRPQEHPENSPRRDSADLEGHVTESTPRKSVKPPVSPKPVLAQHMKKQGPTAAITKKAPFPGPAGAPGSPGTTQCGPFTCPVFTQLFEGKKVPPPISPKPTPPPTAPKPSKNVLQSLNATPNPTPTPSPAKQTVTRMASTASAQTNHPVKATTPPALIVQTPHTPQSPHTPQTPQTPQTPQTPPTPTPTPPPVKPPRSSISGVSMDSSTGSALVAGVVTADAVHQKIEETSASLAAALQAVEQKIKEDGQKDSIAENKSTVSILDDIGSMFDDLADQLDAMLE